A window of Acidobacteriota bacterium genomic DNA:
AGTCCTCGTCTTCAGCAGGCGTCGGAGATCGAGCGCCGACCGGCCGAGAGTCAGCATCGCCAAAAGCGAGCCAATGGCCCAGAGTGAAACGAAAGCGACTGGCCAGATTGAGTCGCGTCCAATCCGGGTGAACCGGCTGGATGACGCCGGGTTAGCGACCAGAGAAGTGTTGACTGCGGTCTGATCGATCGTGGTGGAAGGGCATGCAGCTGAGAGACCTTCAATGGCAACGATTCCGCCGACGGGCTCGAAACCGAGTCCGGCCTGCGCTGTTGCGGTCAGCAGACCGCCGATCAGGGCGACTCGCAAGAGAGTCTCCTGCAACGGCATCAGTCGTTCACCAAGAGCGCGAGAGAAGAGCCAAGCAGCGCAGAGGAGAAGCGTACTGTGAATCAGGTAGGTGAGGAGCCAAGAGGCGACTGTCGCTGTGTTCATCGATCTTCCCCATTTCCGGCATCGAGTCCGTCGAGGAGACTTCGGAGCTTCTCGATTTCCGCCTCGTCCATATCGTGGTCGACGACCAGGTGCGAGACCAGCGCCGCCGGATCTCCGGCAAACAGGCGGTTTAACAGCTCCGAAACCATCGTCAACCGAACCTCATCTTCGCTGACAGTGGGTCGGTAGACGAAGTGTCGATCTTCGACCCGGTGGGCGACGACACCCTTGTCTTCCATTTTACGGAGCATGGTGGCGATGGTTGTGGGTGCGAGGCCACGATCGTCCTGCAACGCCCTGTGGACCTCGGCCACCGTTGCCTCGGTGCGTGCCCACAAGACCTGCATGATGGCGTGTTGCAGCTCTCCGAGTGTGTGCTTGCCCATGAGTCCTCCGAATCGTTTACGACTACCAAGGTAATACTACCAAGGTAGTTTGTCAAGACCAAGCCGTCCAGAAGGGATCCTTGCGGTCACTGGGAGGCTGTGGACTGCTCGGCCTCCTTCAAGATCATGCGAACCGCCAGGACGCAAAGAACGCGAAGAATGTTGAAGGCAGTTCGACGGCCTGACGGAATCATCTCTTGGCGCTCTTTGCGTCTTTACAGTTCGAACCACTCATGAAAAGGATTGGGCGTCAGTGAGGTGAGATGATCTTCGAACGCGACGTGCGGCATCGGCCGTTCAAGGCGCGTAGGTAATCGTATCGTCGACTCCGGCCTCCTCGAATCCGCGCTGGCGCAGGGTACAGGAGTCGCAGCGACCGCAGGCGAGGCCTTCAGGGATTGGGTCATAACACGACCAGGTGAGGCCGTAATCGACGCCGAGCGAGAGCCCGCGGCGGATGATGTCGGCCTTGGAGAGGTCCAGCAGAGGAGCGCGGACCCGGTACTGCACATCTTGTTCGGCGCCGGCGACGGTCGCCAGAGAAGCCAGTTTTTCGAAGGCTTGCAGGAAGTCCGGCCGGCAGTCAGGGTAACCCGAGTAGTCGACCGCGTTGGCGCCGATAAAGAGCTGGTTGGCTCCGACCACCTCGGCCAGGCCGAGGAGCAGGGAAAGGAGCACGG
This region includes:
- a CDS encoding BlaI/MecI/CopY family transcriptional regulator — its product is MGKHTLGELQHAIMQVLWARTEATVAEVHRALQDDRGLAPTTIATMLRKMEDKGVVAHRVEDRHFVYRPTVSEDEVRLTMVSELLNRLFAGDPAALVSHLVVDHDMDEAEIEKLRSLLDGLDAGNGEDR
- the queC gene encoding 7-cyano-7-deazaguanine synthase QueC: MTECAPAVVLLSGGLDSTTVLAIAREEGLVCHCLTVDYGQRHRIELEAARRVAEALGAASHRVITLDLRAIGGSALTDDIDVPKDRDPESGEVPITYVPARNTVLLSLLLGLAEVVGANQLFIGANAVDYSGYPDCRPDFLQAFEKLASLATVAGAEQDVQYRVRAPLLDLSKADIIRRGLSLGVDYGLTWSCYDPIPEGLACGRCDSCTLRQRGFEEAGVDDTITYAP